DNA sequence from the Sphingomonas sp. genome:
AACGCCATGGTGAGCCCTATTTCCGCGACGGCGAGCGCCGCGTGATCGCGCGGTTGATCGACGGTCCCGTCCAGGTGATCGCGACCGGCGGCGGCGCCTTCGTCAACGGCGAGACTCGCGCGCTGATCCTCGATCGCGCCGTCGCGGTCTGGCTGGACGGCGATATCGCGATGCTGGCCCGGCGGATCGGCCGGCGCGATCATCGCCCGCTGGTTCAGGGCAAGGACCCCGCCATCGTGCTCGCCGCCCTCGCCGCGCAGCGCAATCCGTTCTACGCCGAGGCCCATGTCCGCGTGCTGGTCGCCGACGGGCCGCCGGATCGCACCGTCGATGCCATTATCGAAGCCATGGCCCTCCATCGCCGCTGACGCGCGGGTTGCACCGCACCTCGTTAAGCTGGCACGACGCGAATCGCAGCTGACAGGGGAGCGAATCGCCGCATGGCCGACGTCGAAGGTCTGAGCCTCGAATATTCGGTCGCCCTGTTGGGCGCCGCGGTGGTCGCCGTCCCCATCTTCACTCGCCTCGGCCTCGGCGCGGTGCTCGGCTATCTCGCCGCGGGCCTGCTCGTCGGCCCCTTCGCGCTGGCGCTCGTCGCCGATCCGGTCACCTTGCTTCACGTCGCCGAGATCGGCGTCGTGATGTTCCTGTTCGTGATCGGACTCGAAATGCGCCCGAGCCGATTGTGGACGCTGCGGCGCGCCATCTTCGGGCTCGGCGCCGCGCAGGTGCTCACCTGCGGCGCCTTGCTCACTCTGCTCGGGCTGGCCGCGGGCTTCCCGCTCATCCCCTCCTTCATCGGCGCGATGGGCTTCGTCCTCTCCTCCACCGCTGTCATCATGCGGATGCTGGAGGAGCGGGGCCAGCTCGCCTCCGGCACCGGCCAGCGCTCGATCGCGATCCTGCTGTTCGAGGATCTGGCGATCGTGCCCCTCCTCGCCATCGTCGCCGTCCTCGGCTCCTTCCTCGGCACCGGCGCGGAGGAAGGGCGCCCCGCCTGGCTCGCCGTCCTGATCGCGCTCGGCGCCATCGCCGCGGTGATCGCCGCCGGGCGCTGGCTGCTCGATCCCCTGTTCAAGATCCTCGCCCGCACCGGCGCGCGCGAGGTGATGACCGCCGCCGCTCTGCTCGTCGTGCTTGGCACCGCCTTGTTCATGGACTGGGCCGGCCTTTCCATGGCGATGGGCGCCTTCCTCGCCGGCGTGATGCTCTCCGAATCGACCTTCCGGCACCAGCTCGAGGCCGACATCGATCCCTTCCGCGGCATCCTGCTCGGCCTCTTCTTCATGAGCGTCGGTATGGCGCTCGATCTCGCGCTGGTCGCCCAGCAATGGCAGTTCCTGGTCGCCGGCGTGCTGGCGGCGATGCTCGTCAAGGCGTTCGGCATCTACGCCATCGCCCGCCTGTTCAGGACGGGCAGGAGCGAGACGATCCAGCGCACCGCCCTCTTCGCCCAGGGCGGCGAGTTCGCCTTCGTGCTCTATTCGGCCGCGCTCGGCGTCGGCCTGTTCGACCAGGCGACCGGCGCGCTGATGACCGCGATCGTCATCCTCTCCATGGCGCTCACCCCGCTTGTCGTCATCGCGGTGCGCTATCTCGAGCCGGAGGAGGAGATCAACACCGACACTGTCGAGGCGCCGGACGGGCTGCGCGGCCGCGTCCTCTTCGTCGGCTTCGGCCGCTTCGCCCAGGTGGTGAGCCAGCCCCTCCTCGCCCGCTGCGTCGAGCTCTCGCTGATCGAGACCGACATCGAGATGATCGAGGCCGCCGGCCAGTTCGGCTTCAAGGTCTATTATGGCGACGGCACACGGCTCGACGTGCTCCACGCCTCCGGCGCCGGCAAGGCGGAGGCGATCCTGGTCTGCGTCGACAAGCCGGACGTGGCCGACCGCATCGTCGAGCTCTGCAAATCCGAATTCCCCTATGCCAAGCTCTTCGTGCGCGCCTTCGATCGCGGCCATGCGATGCGCCTCGTCCATGCCGGGGTGGACTATCAGATTCGCGAGCTGTTCGAATCCTCCCTGGTGTTCGGGCGCGAGGTGCTGCTCGGCCTCGGCTTCGACGAGGACGAGGCGGACGAGGCGATCGAGGATGTCCGCCGCCGCGACGAGGAAAGGTTCGAAATCCAGCTCGTCGAGGGCCTCACGGCGGGCCGCTGGCTGCTGCGCGGCAACATGCAGACGCCCCAGCCCGAACCCTTCACCCGCCCGGCGCGCGAGGGCGAGGTGGTCAATCCGGAAGCGGCGCTCCAACAAGCCGAGCCGCGCGCGCCGAAGCCTCGGCGGCGGCCGCGAACGCCAGCAAAATCGAAGGATGCCGCGCGGTAACGGCCCGCGCGCTCGAAAACACGTCCAGCCCCGGCCAGCCACCCGGATCGCCCCTGCGCCCGGCGAGGTAATCCGCCAGCGCCGCGTGCGCCGCCGCGATCTCGCCCGGCGTCCGTCCGATCACATGCGCGCCCATCAACGCCGCCGAAGCCTGCCCCAAGGCACAGGCCTTCACCTCCTGCCCCAACGCCGCGACCCGCCCCTCCGCATCGGCGACGATATCGACCACCACCCGGCTCCCGCACACCGGCGAGCTCTTCTCGACGGACGCGCCCGCGCCCTCCAGCCGCGCCAGATGCGGGATCGAAGCGGCAAGACGCAGGATATCGCGGGAGTAAAGAGCGGAGGTCACCGGCACGATATAAGCAATCCTCCCCGGAACGGGGAGGGGGACCAGCCGCAGGCTGGTGGAGGGGTCGAGGGACTCCGAGCCGACCCCTCCACCATGTCGCTTCGCGCCACGGTCCCCCTCCCCGTTCCGGGGAGGATTTCAGGCCCGCCGCCAGCTCGTCCCCTGCGGCCCGTCCTCCAGCACGATCCCCTCGGCGGCCAGCGCGTCGCGAATCCGATCCGCCTCCGCGAAATCGCGCGCCTTCTTGGCTTCGGTCCGTGCGGCAATTCTAGCTTCTATTCTTTCAATCAGTTCTTCTGAAACGCACGGTAGGATCGCAGATCGAGGAACCCCCAGAAGATCGAAACAGGCGACTACTTCACATGCAAATTTCATATACGTCGTAAAATCTACATCTTTGGCCGCTCGCAGTTTTCTAACATGAGACTGAAGCACATCTATTGCGACACCAGTATTCAAATCGTCACATATCGCTGAAATGAACCTCTTTGGCGGGGGCGAT
Encoded proteins:
- a CDS encoding shikimate kinase, with the translated sequence MNVASDRPAAAPSVVPDRTIVLVGLMGAGKTTVGRRLAARLDRPFVDADVEIEAAAGLDIAEIFERHGEPYFRDGERRVIARLIDGPVQVIATGGGAFVNGETRALILDRAVAVWLDGDIAMLARRIGRRDHRPLVQGKDPAIVLAALAAQRNPFYAEAHVRVLVADGPPDRTVDAIIEAMALHRR
- a CDS encoding monovalent cation:proton antiporter-2 (CPA2) family protein gives rise to the protein MADVEGLSLEYSVALLGAAVVAVPIFTRLGLGAVLGYLAAGLLVGPFALALVADPVTLLHVAEIGVVMFLFVIGLEMRPSRLWTLRRAIFGLGAAQVLTCGALLTLLGLAAGFPLIPSFIGAMGFVLSSTAVIMRMLEERGQLASGTGQRSIAILLFEDLAIVPLLAIVAVLGSFLGTGAEEGRPAWLAVLIALGAIAAVIAAGRWLLDPLFKILARTGAREVMTAAALLVVLGTALFMDWAGLSMAMGAFLAGVMLSESTFRHQLEADIDPFRGILLGLFFMSVGMALDLALVAQQWQFLVAGVLAAMLVKAFGIYAIARLFRTGRSETIQRTALFAQGGEFAFVLYSAALGVGLFDQATGALMTAIVILSMALTPLVVIAVRYLEPEEEINTDTVEAPDGLRGRVLFVGFGRFAQVVSQPLLARCVELSLIETDIEMIEAAGQFGFKVYYGDGTRLDVLHASGAGKAEAILVCVDKPDVADRIVELCKSEFPYAKLFVRAFDRGHAMRLVHAGVDYQIRELFESSLVFGREVLLGLGFDEDEADEAIEDVRRRDEERFEIQLVEGLTAGRWLLRGNMQTPQPEPFTRPAREGEVVNPEAALQQAEPRAPKPRRRPRTPAKSKDAAR
- a CDS encoding iron-sulfur cluster assembly scaffold protein; this translates as MTSALYSRDILRLAASIPHLARLEGAGASVEKSSPVCGSRVVVDIVADAEGRVAALGQEVKACALGQASAALMGAHVIGRTPGEIAAAHAALADYLAGRRGDPGGWPGLDVFSSARAVTARHPSILLAFAAAAEASARAARLVGAPLPD